A stretch of DNA from Arachis hypogaea cultivar Tifrunner chromosome 19, arahy.Tifrunner.gnm2.J5K5, whole genome shotgun sequence:
CATCGATAAGAATAAGGCCGATGCAATCTTGGCGTTATCCCCTCCTAATTCAAAGAGGGAAGTACAATCTTTTCTTGGAAAAATTAACTATCTTAGAAGATTCATATCGAACCTTTCAAGTAGAACACGATTATTTGCACCTTTGGTGAAACTTAGAAATGAATCTCAGTTCGAATGGACAGAAGAACATCAAGAGGCTTTTGAATTACTTAAAGCTTATTTGTCCAAAGCTCCAGTAATGGCAACCGTTCACCCTCATGagcctttaaaattatatattgcggCATCCTTGAACACAATTGGGTATATGTTGGCTCAAGATGATGAAAATAGTCATGAATGAGCCGTTTATTACCTTAGTCATGTATTAACTGATATCGAGACCAGGTATTCACCTATCgaaaaattgtatttgtctttGTATTATGCTTGCACAAAGTTAAAGTGCTATATGGTTGCCAAACTTGTGAAAATCATTGCACAAACTGACCTAATTAAAAATATGTTGACTTATCCAATGTTGAGAGGTCGAGTAGGAAAATGGATGTTGGCTTTAACAGAATTCGATTTACAGTATGTTCTAGCAAAGGCTGTGAAAGGTCAGGTCATTGCAGATTTTTTAGTAGACCATTCGAATAATCTGAATGACCAGGGGGCAAACATAATTGATGTTCATGTCGATTATTGGAAATTATATTTTGATGGTTCGAAACATAAAGATGGTGCTGGAGTAGGGATTTTAATTATCTCACCAGACGGGATTCTGTCAGAattttgtttgaattaaaataccCTTGTTCGAATAATGTGGCTAAGTATGAGGCGTTAATATTAGGCCTTGAAATCTTGATTGGAAAATGGGCTTTAGAAGTTCAGATCCTTGGGGATTCGCAGTTAGTTTTGAAACAGTTGTCAAAGGAGTTCAAATGCAACAATGAGAAGTTACAAAAGTATTTAGTAACGGCATGGACATTGTTAACTTCTTTTCAGAAAGTTTCATTCGTTCATATTTggagaattcaaaatgaaattaCTAATGAGGCCCAAATTGCTTCGAGATATAAGATATTTCCATAAACGCTAAGAAAACTGGCAAAAATTCGTCAGATTTTAGTGCCTATCAATGAGAGAGAGGGTTTGTGTTTGGATGAATAGGAAGATGATGATTAGAGGAAACCCATTGCCATTTATTTAAAAGATCCCAATGTTCAAGTTGATAGAAAAGTAAAGTTGAAAGCGATGAATTTTGTATTGATGGCTGATGAGTTATATAAGCAAGCAATTGATGGAAGCCTGTCGAGATGGTTAAGTCAAGCCGATCAAGATATAGCTTTAGGAGAAGTTTACAGAGGTATATGTGGGGCTCATCAGGCTGGTATAAAAATGAAATGGGTGTTATGTCAAAATCAAGTCTATTGGCCTTCTATGATTAAGGATTGCATCGATTGTGCGAAAGCATGCCAAGAATGCTAACGTCATGGAGTGGTACAACAGATACCAGCATTTGAATTACATTCGATTATTAAACCATGGCCTTTTCAAGGATAGGATTTAGATCTAATTGGACTAATACACCCTCCTTCGTCAAAGAACCATAAATTTATTTTCGTAGCAATTGATTATTTCACGAAGTGAGTTGAAGTTGTTCCCTTAATAGAAGCCGAGCAAAATGAAGTGATAGACTTTATCGAGGAACATATAATCCATCGATTTGGAATTCCCCAAACCTTGAGTATTGATCAAGGGACTATGTTCACTGGTCAGCGAATTAAGAATTTTGCAACCTCGAGAATCATTAATATGGTTACTTCGACTCCATATTATGCGCAGGCCAATGGACAAGTCGAGGCAGCAAATAAAATATTGATCATTTTGATCAAGAAATAAATTGGTAGTAGACCTCGAACTTGACATGAAACTTTGAGTCAAGTATTGTGGGCCTATCGAAATTCACCAAGAGGGGCAACAGGTACTTCTCCTTATAAATTGGTGTATGGACATGATGCAGTTTTGCCATTAGAGATTAATCTTAATACGTTGAGAATTTTGAGGCAAGATGACTTGCCAGTTGATTATTGTTGGAGTGCAATGTATGATAAGTTGAATGATTTAGACTCAGAACGCATTTTGGCACTTGAAAATAtgattcaacaaaaaaaaagtgtTGCTCGAAATTATAATCGTCAAATAACAGAGAAATATTTCAGTTTAGAAAAATTGGTCTTAAAAGTTGTATTGCCAATAGAGAAGAAGTCAAGATTCCTTGGCAAATGGTCTCATACTTGGGAAGGACCTTTTCAAGTAATTGAATTGTATTCTGGAAATGCATATCGAATTAAAGATATCGATTATGGAAACGTGATTAATTCGATAAATGGAAAATACTTGAAGCAATATCGATGAATGCCAAATCAAGatcaataatgtaaataaataagTAAGAGCACAAAAACAGTCATTATACATAAAAGTGCTCAAAGTAGGTGGAATAGAAGGTGCTAAGATTTCTGCTAAGTCAAAGTAAAGTTGGACTCTTTCACTGTCCAAGGCAGAAGGCACTTCGATCTGGTCATattcttcattttgagctttgTCAAGCTACTTCTCACAATCTTCTTGTTTGGCTTCTACAATGCAAAGCTCCTTGAAAAGTGTTTGTTGCTTGTTTTGAACTGAAGCCAAGGGTATAGCTAAGTCAGCTTTCCTTTTTCGAATTTTggccaatttttttattaatttgggCCAATTCTACCTCAAGTTCTTCCTCTTGTTTGTCATAATAGGCTTGAGCAGTGAAGGCTTGAGTAATCCTCAGATCGAATTCTTTGCAGGATGCCTTCATTGGTCGAAGAACTTTGCTAATTTTTTCTGACTCAGTCTTGATTTTGGCCACTTTTTCCTTAGCTTCTTGTAACTTATCTTGAATAGTGATGCAGTCATTGGAAACCCTTATAAACTTCTTGACTATAGCAGAGAATTTGGGAGGAACCTGAAATTCAATGGAGAGCCCAAAATATCATAAAGGAGTGAATTCAGGTTTGATTGGCTGGTCCATTCAGTAGGTGGATGTGATAAGAGCCTAAGAAGGGTGATTAATTGTTTGTGGGTGTGTCGATTGAGTTCTGAAGGAAGGCTGGATGTAGAAGGGCCTGTAGGAGGTGGAGTTGAAATCGGTACTTTGTCTTCTTGAACAATTCGAGTAACGTAGGCAACCAATTCTGCAAGATCAATATTAAAAGGTTAAGAATATATGTCAGGGACCTCAAATGATATTTTTGGACTTTGCGAAGTAGAAGGCTCAATGTTTTTGTTTGGGCTTGGAGATTTTTGGGGAGAAGGAGCAGTCTCTGGATCTTGAGTGGGTAAATCGAAAATATGAGTAACAAGAGATTCATTAAGAGTTTCAGTTTGAGTTGGAGATGGAGGATTGTCTATGTTTTGGTTTTGTGGTGGTGAGAGTCGCTCTTGCATCAAGTCGACCACTTGAGTTTAAGTTGGTGTTGGCAAAACAACCTGTATAGGTTCAACAGATATGATAGTTTGAGCTGATGAATGAGATTCTTGTTGCTCTGATCTTGGTTGGTCTTGTTGTAGTGATTGTCCAAGAGCAAATGAAGAAGATGTGATTTGAGCAGTTGTTTTAATCTGAAACAAGACATTTAGCAGGTTAAATCTTTCCAATTAATTTGACATATTcgaaattgatataaaattatcgGAGTAGGTCTTTTTCGAATTAGTTGGGGGATCGATTCAGTTTCTGAATCATCATCCGAATTGGAAGAAGCAGCAAAGATATTTTGTGCTGGCTGCTCACTTTCTTCTGAAGAGCTCTCGCTTGATGACTGAACTTGGTAATGAAGGAAGATTCAAAATCAAGATGTCTCCAAACGAATATGATCGAGAGAGGTTTAGAAAAGTTGATCGAAAGATTACCCTTTTAGAATTATTTTAGGAGCTTTTCGAGTTTTTTTGTGGCTGTCTTGGTGGTGTTGCAGCCTCAAGTCTTCTCTTCAAAGTTCTTTTTGGTGAACTTTCAGTAGTTGGAGTTGTCTTGATGGCAGAATTTTTGATCTCATCGAAGGTGCGACTATATTTGGAAAAAAATGTAGTCCACCAGTCGATGTAAGATTTGGTTATGTATGAACTATGCTCATAAAAAAGGTGGGTATAGTTTGCTTTTTGTTGTTGGTTTGAGGAAAGACAGAGTTCGATTTGTTCCTTCAAATTCAACTCAACGTGACAAAGAGGTCGACTGTTTCGTGGAAGAGGAACTGGAATGGTTTGGGAGAAACCAAATTGTCTGGCAGTATAATAAGGAGCATAGAGAGTTGCTTTGAATTGTTCCTTTTTGTGTTGAGGTAATCCGGTAGGGATTATCTAAACAGCAAGCAAGTTTTCCCAATTTCTGTTGGTAATTTTGTCCTCTTTATCATCATTGGGAAAGAGAAAGCATTCGAGCCATGAAGGACCACAGTTTCGACGCAGAAAGGGGGTGAAATTGAGATCATTATTGTTGAAGTTTTTGCAAgagtaaaagagagagaaaaatagcccaaaaatgaTCCTCAATCGATTGGGCATCTTGAAAATTTGGTTGAAAAGGGGCCAGATGGAATCCTTCGATATGTTGTTTACCGGATGAAATGTCACCATCCTTTTGCATGAATGTTTCAAAAACTACTTTCAACCAAAGCTGGAGAAGCCAGAGAGGACCTCCTACATTAATCAAAGAGTGGTTT
This window harbors:
- the LOC112778135 gene encoding uncharacterized protein, translated to MNFVLMADELYKQAIDGSLSRWLSQADQDIALGEVYREAEQNEVIDFIEEHIIHRFGIPQTLSIDQGTMFTVLPLEINLNTLRILRQDDLPVDYCWSAMYDKLNDLDSERILALENMIQQKKSVARNYNRQITEKYFSLEKLVLKVVLPIEKKSRFLGKWSHTWEGPFQVIELYSGNAYRIKDIDYGNVINSINGKYLKQYR